In one window of Fictibacillus phosphorivorans DNA:
- the remA gene encoding extracellular matrix/biofilm regulator RemA, translating into MKLINIGYGNIVAAHRIIAVVSPESAPIKRLITVAREKNMLIDATYGRRTRAVVVTDSDHVILSAVQPETVAHRLMSVDEGSEES; encoded by the coding sequence ATGAAATTAATTAACATTGGGTACGGAAATATTGTTGCTGCTCACCGAATCATTGCGGTAGTCAGTCCTGAATCTGCACCGATTAAACGATTAATCACGGTCGCACGAGAAAAAAACATGCTGATTGATGCTACATATGGCCGCAGAACGAGAGCGGTTGTTGTGACTGACAGTGATCATGTTATCTTGTCAGCTGTTCAGCCTGAAACAGTAGCTCACAGACTGATGTCAGTTGATGAGGGCTCAGAAGAAAGTTAG
- the priA gene encoding primosomal protein N', translating into MIAAVVVDVPSGSVNKTFDYKIPAVWEKWAEPGMRVIVPFGPRKLQGFILEVKSTSTVKGMKNITEILDPLPVLTSELINLGRWLAENTLSFYITAYQAMLPAAMKATYEKSFQVMKPDKLPDSIHPLLAGNNEITVSDVTKSNPDLLPLLQSLAKEGILDVVYKVKNKANKKKQKFVSIRDRALTEDQIQKLNKNAEKQKAILLELLHRPDGEYSLQEILNETGATLSTAQALSKKGILSIEEKEVYRDPFQGRTMKRTQPLLLTENQGEAIKPILHAIENNEHETVLLHGVTGSGKTEIYLQSIQNVLDKGKEAIVLVPEISLTPQMVNRFKGRFGSAVAVLHSGLSIGEKYDEWRKILRKEVSVVVGARSAIFAPFQNLGIVIIDEEHETSYKQEDHPRYHARDVAIWRGNYHSCPIVLGSATPALETYARAQKGRYQLAELANRVHANPMPEVTIIDMREELKNGNRSMFSLALMEKLKSGLQKGEQSVLFLNRRGYASFILCRDCGYVAQCPHCDISLTYHKRFGELKCHYCGYKESTPSVCPSCTSEHIRFFGTGTQKVEEELAKVLPEARVIRMDVDTTSKKGSHEKLLTAFENGEADILLGTQMIAKGLDFPKVTLVGVLAADTMLHLPDFRASEKTFQLLTQVSGRAGRHELEGKVIVQGYDTQHYSIQLASKHDYHTFYNHEMQTRKLHQYPPFYYLGLLTFSHLDLMQVVEASEKAATYLSKRLSRDSLLLGPVTSPIARVKDRYRYQVMIKYKNEPELRTWFEEIIAHFQKDKEIKDLQITGDLNAQTLM; encoded by the coding sequence ATGATTGCAGCAGTCGTAGTTGACGTACCTTCTGGAAGTGTAAACAAAACCTTTGACTATAAAATTCCAGCTGTTTGGGAAAAGTGGGCAGAACCGGGAATGCGTGTGATTGTACCGTTTGGGCCGAGAAAGCTTCAAGGTTTTATCTTAGAGGTGAAATCAACGTCTACGGTAAAAGGGATGAAAAATATTACGGAGATTCTGGACCCATTACCAGTATTAACGTCTGAACTGATTAACTTAGGAAGATGGCTTGCTGAAAATACGCTTAGTTTTTACATTACGGCTTATCAAGCCATGTTGCCAGCTGCGATGAAAGCCACTTATGAGAAGTCATTTCAAGTGATGAAACCTGATAAACTCCCGGATTCGATCCATCCTCTTCTTGCAGGCAACAACGAGATTACTGTAAGTGATGTGACAAAATCGAATCCTGATCTGTTACCGCTTTTGCAGTCGTTGGCGAAAGAAGGAATACTTGATGTTGTTTATAAAGTGAAGAATAAAGCAAACAAAAAGAAGCAAAAGTTCGTTTCTATCAGAGATCGAGCTTTAACGGAAGATCAGATTCAAAAGTTGAATAAAAACGCTGAAAAACAAAAGGCGATTTTATTAGAACTCTTACATCGGCCAGATGGAGAGTACTCGCTGCAGGAAATTTTAAATGAAACAGGAGCTACTCTTTCAACAGCACAAGCACTATCTAAAAAAGGTATTCTTTCTATTGAAGAAAAAGAGGTTTATCGTGATCCGTTCCAAGGACGTACTATGAAACGAACACAGCCTCTACTATTAACAGAAAATCAAGGTGAGGCGATTAAGCCGATTCTTCATGCTATTGAGAACAATGAACATGAAACGGTCCTTCTCCATGGTGTTACGGGAAGTGGAAAAACAGAGATCTATCTGCAGTCTATCCAAAATGTACTGGATAAAGGAAAAGAAGCTATCGTACTCGTACCTGAGATCTCTTTAACACCGCAGATGGTAAACCGCTTTAAAGGTCGTTTCGGTAGTGCGGTTGCGGTTCTTCATAGCGGATTATCGATTGGAGAAAAATACGATGAATGGCGAAAGATTCTTAGAAAAGAAGTTTCTGTCGTTGTAGGAGCGAGGTCCGCGATCTTTGCTCCGTTCCAAAACTTAGGAATCGTTATTATCGATGAAGAACATGAAACAAGCTATAAACAAGAAGATCACCCTCGCTATCATGCACGAGATGTGGCGATATGGAGAGGGAACTATCATTCGTGTCCAATCGTACTGGGAAGCGCGACTCCGGCACTTGAGACATATGCAAGAGCTCAAAAAGGACGGTATCAATTAGCGGAGCTAGCTAATCGCGTACATGCTAATCCGATGCCGGAAGTCACGATAATAGATATGAGAGAAGAACTAAAGAACGGGAACCGCTCTATGTTTTCTCTTGCGTTGATGGAGAAGCTGAAGAGCGGACTTCAAAAAGGAGAACAGTCGGTATTGTTCTTGAACCGAAGAGGCTATGCTTCTTTTATTCTTTGTAGAGATTGTGGCTATGTAGCACAATGTCCTCATTGTGACATTTCTTTAACCTATCATAAGCGTTTTGGTGAATTAAAATGCCACTATTGCGGTTATAAAGAGAGTACACCTTCTGTTTGTCCGAGTTGTACTTCCGAACATATCCGTTTTTTTGGAACAGGAACTCAGAAAGTGGAAGAAGAACTTGCAAAAGTCCTTCCTGAAGCACGTGTGATTCGGATGGATGTTGATACGACTTCAAAAAAAGGCAGCCATGAAAAGCTGCTAACCGCTTTTGAAAATGGTGAAGCTGATATCTTACTCGGTACTCAGATGATCGCAAAAGGTTTAGATTTTCCAAAAGTAACATTAGTAGGTGTATTGGCTGCCGATACGATGCTTCATCTTCCAGACTTTAGAGCTTCAGAAAAAACCTTTCAGCTTCTTACACAAGTGAGTGGACGTGCAGGCAGACACGAACTTGAGGGAAAGGTGATCGTACAAGGGTATGATACACAGCATTACAGCATTCAACTTGCATCCAAGCATGATTATCACACCTTTTATAACCATGAGATGCAAACGCGGAAACTGCATCAATATCCACCGTTTTATTATTTAGGATTGTTAACGTTCAGTCATCTCGACCTCATGCAAGTTGTTGAAGCAAGTGAGAAAGCAGCAACATACCTATCGAAGAGGTTGTCACGAGATAGTCTGCTTCTTGGACCTGTAACTTCACCCATTGCACGTGTGAAGGATAGATATCGATATCAGGTCATGATAAAATACAAAAATGAGCCGGAGCTAAGAACCTGGTTTGAAGAGATTATTGCTCATTTCCAAAAAGATAAAGAGATCAAAGATCTTCAGATAACGGGTGATTTAAACGCCCAAACACTTATGTAA
- a CDS encoding calcium-translocating P-type ATPase, SERCA-type, giving the protein MNWYQLPQDEIESILNSRMEEGLSKSEQERRLKLDGPNQLEEGKKQSAILMFLAQFKDFMVLVLLAATLLSGFLGEYLDAIAIILIVVMNGVLGFIQERKAEKSLASLKELSAPSAQVLREGRWVSIAAKDVVTGDVIKVKSGDRVGADIRLLKTSGLQIEESALTGESVPAQKHNNIISNEDLNLGDQENMAFMGTMVTRGTGQGIVVATGMKTEMGKIAHLIQTAENMATPLQMKLEQLGKILIVLALLLTVLVVLAGVMQGHDLYSMILAGVSLAVAAIPEGLPAIVTIALALGVQKMIRKRAIVRKLPSVETLGCATVICSDKTGTLTQNKMTVTRIWSQGRQWSVNEEGFEVIGGGIQENNKREDKLTEVLAYAALCNNATIEEGKKGSLLEVGDPTETALLVSAYKAGITKESLSEQFSIQHEFPFDSTRKMMSVVVRDTEGNQMLVVKGAPDVLLEKSDYIVWDDKKQLIKQAHKERIKEAIYALGSQALRTIAVAIRPLKDGEHYSQASFAERSLTFIGLQGMMDPPRPEVEQSIRDCQTAGIKTVMITGDHVVTAASIAKKLNMLPTGGRVMEGAELAQLSDDELDKVSEDVYVYARVSPEHKLKIVKSLQRRGHVVAMTGDGVNDAPAIKSANIGIAMGITGTDVAKEASSLVLGDDNFATIRSAIEEGRNIYENIRKFIRYLLASNVGEILVMLFAMIMGLPLPLVPIQILWVNLVTDGLPAMALGVDQAEEDVMRRKPRQAKEGVFSRGLGWKIVSRGFLIGGATILAFWVTLKENPDQLIVAQSVAFATLVMAQLIHVFDCRSERSVFHRNPFQNGYLVLAVISSILLLLVVMYVEPLQDIFHTVPLSIRQWLLVLGMASIPTFALAGFQLFKKETR; this is encoded by the coding sequence ATGAATTGGTACCAGCTGCCGCAAGACGAAATTGAATCCATTCTTAACAGCAGGATGGAAGAAGGGCTCTCAAAAAGTGAGCAAGAACGAAGGTTAAAGTTAGATGGACCGAATCAGCTAGAAGAAGGAAAGAAGCAGTCTGCCATTTTGATGTTCCTTGCACAATTCAAAGACTTCATGGTCCTGGTCCTCTTAGCGGCTACATTGTTATCCGGTTTCTTAGGAGAATATTTAGACGCGATCGCCATCATATTAATCGTGGTGATGAACGGTGTTCTAGGGTTTATACAAGAGCGAAAAGCCGAGAAATCCTTAGCTTCTCTTAAAGAACTTTCAGCACCCAGTGCGCAGGTGCTAAGAGAAGGCAGATGGGTATCTATCGCTGCAAAAGACGTCGTTACAGGCGATGTAATAAAAGTAAAAAGTGGCGATCGTGTGGGAGCAGATATTAGACTTCTAAAAACATCAGGATTACAGATCGAGGAATCAGCTCTAACGGGTGAGTCTGTTCCTGCACAAAAACACAACAACATCATTTCTAATGAAGACTTAAACCTCGGTGATCAAGAGAACATGGCGTTCATGGGCACGATGGTCACTAGAGGAACAGGACAAGGTATAGTTGTAGCAACAGGTATGAAAACGGAGATGGGCAAGATCGCGCATTTAATACAAACAGCTGAAAATATGGCAACGCCTCTACAGATGAAACTTGAACAGCTTGGAAAAATTTTGATTGTTCTCGCGTTATTGTTAACGGTGTTGGTTGTATTAGCAGGTGTTATGCAAGGACATGATCTCTATAGCATGATCTTAGCAGGTGTGTCCCTAGCTGTTGCTGCCATTCCGGAAGGACTTCCAGCTATCGTTACGATTGCACTAGCGTTAGGTGTTCAAAAAATGATCCGAAAACGAGCGATTGTTCGGAAGCTGCCGTCTGTAGAAACATTAGGATGTGCAACTGTCATCTGCTCTGATAAAACGGGCACACTCACTCAAAATAAGATGACGGTTACACGTATCTGGTCTCAAGGCAGACAGTGGAGTGTAAATGAAGAAGGCTTTGAAGTAATTGGTGGCGGTATTCAAGAAAACAATAAACGAGAAGATAAACTCACAGAAGTATTGGCATATGCAGCTCTTTGTAACAATGCCACGATAGAAGAAGGGAAGAAAGGCTCGTTATTAGAAGTTGGTGATCCGACCGAAACCGCATTACTTGTTAGTGCTTATAAAGCAGGAATCACGAAAGAATCATTGAGTGAACAATTTTCGATTCAGCATGAGTTTCCATTCGACTCTACACGTAAGATGATGAGCGTTGTTGTAAGAGATACAGAAGGGAATCAGATGCTCGTAGTTAAAGGAGCACCAGATGTCCTTCTTGAGAAAAGTGATTATATTGTGTGGGATGATAAGAAACAGTTGATCAAACAAGCTCATAAAGAAAGAATAAAAGAAGCGATCTATGCTCTCGGCAGCCAGGCATTGCGTACGATTGCAGTTGCGATCCGACCTTTAAAAGACGGCGAGCACTACTCACAAGCTTCTTTTGCAGAAAGAAGTCTTACATTTATCGGATTACAGGGAATGATGGACCCGCCACGCCCTGAAGTTGAACAAAGTATTAGAGATTGCCAGACTGCTGGCATCAAAACGGTGATGATAACGGGAGATCACGTAGTAACTGCAGCGAGTATCGCAAAAAAATTAAACATGCTGCCTACTGGTGGAAGAGTGATGGAAGGTGCTGAGCTTGCACAATTAAGCGATGATGAATTGGACAAAGTTTCAGAAGATGTGTACGTTTACGCTCGGGTTTCTCCAGAGCACAAGTTAAAAATCGTAAAGTCTCTTCAGCGAAGAGGTCACGTTGTAGCAATGACAGGTGATGGCGTAAATGATGCGCCAGCGATCAAGTCTGCAAATATCGGTATTGCAATGGGTATAACCGGAACCGACGTTGCGAAAGAAGCATCCTCTCTTGTACTTGGTGATGACAATTTTGCTACGATTCGTTCGGCGATTGAAGAAGGAAGAAACATCTATGAAAATATAAGAAAGTTTATTCGGTATCTTCTAGCATCCAATGTTGGTGAGATCTTGGTTATGCTATTTGCGATGATCATGGGATTACCACTTCCTTTAGTTCCGATTCAAATTCTTTGGGTTAACTTGGTTACAGATGGTTTGCCGGCAATGGCACTAGGTGTTGATCAGGCAGAGGAAGACGTAATGAGAAGAAAACCTAGGCAAGCAAAAGAAGGAGTCTTCTCTAGAGGATTAGGGTGGAAGATCGTTTCAAGGGGATTTTTAATCGGTGGAGCAACAATACTTGCGTTCTGGGTTACATTAAAAGAAAATCCAGATCAACTGATCGTCGCGCAATCCGTAGCCTTTGCAACACTTGTTATGGCACAGCTGATCCACGTGTTTGATTGCAGAAGTGAGCGCTCTGTTTTTCATCGAAATCCGTTTCAGAATGGTTACTTAGTCTTGGCGGTTATTTCATCTATTCTATTGTTACTAGTCGTTATGTACGTAGAACCTTTGCAAGATATATTCCATACGGTGCCGCTTTCTATAAGACAATGGCTACTTGTTCTTGGTATGGCTTCTATTCCAACATTTGCTCTAGCAGGTTTTCAGTTGTTTAAAAAAGAAACAAGATAA
- the fmt gene encoding methionyl-tRNA formyltransferase, with protein MKVLFMGTPDFSVPVLRQLVEDGYNVVGVVTQPDKPVGRKKEIKQTPVKEEALKHGISVYQPIKLREDYEDIIALQPDLIVTAAYGQILPKAILETPQHGCINVHASLLPKYRGGAPIHKSIMDGNDKTGITIMYMVEKLDAGDILTQVEVEIEENDHVGSMHDKLSAAGAKLLSETIPQLVEGKLTPMPQVAEEVSFAWNITRDQEKIDWTMSGEEIYNHIRGLHPWPVAYTYLNGQPLKVWWGEKKETSADGEPGTVIGVHEKGLQVATGNKTSIIITDLQLSGKKRMLASDYLKGASVSKGLRLGE; from the coding sequence ATGAAAGTATTATTTATGGGAACGCCTGATTTTTCCGTACCTGTTCTTCGTCAGCTCGTGGAAGATGGCTACAATGTCGTGGGGGTTGTCACACAACCTGACAAACCGGTAGGCAGAAAAAAAGAGATCAAGCAGACCCCTGTTAAAGAAGAAGCGTTAAAACATGGAATTTCTGTGTATCAGCCTATTAAACTGCGAGAAGACTATGAAGACATCATCGCTCTTCAACCAGACTTAATCGTCACAGCAGCATATGGACAGATTTTACCAAAAGCGATTCTTGAAACACCACAGCATGGATGTATCAACGTTCATGCATCATTGCTTCCAAAGTATCGTGGAGGTGCTCCGATCCACAAAAGTATTATGGATGGAAACGATAAGACTGGGATCACGATCATGTATATGGTTGAAAAATTAGATGCAGGTGATATACTTACCCAAGTTGAAGTTGAAATCGAAGAAAATGATCACGTTGGTTCGATGCACGATAAGTTGAGTGCAGCTGGCGCGAAATTATTGTCTGAAACCATTCCTCAACTTGTTGAAGGAAAACTAACCCCTATGCCACAAGTAGCTGAAGAAGTTTCATTTGCTTGGAACATCACTCGAGATCAAGAGAAGATCGATTGGACGATGTCTGGTGAAGAAATTTATAACCACATTCGTGGGCTACACCCATGGCCAGTTGCTTATACGTATTTGAACGGACAGCCACTTAAGGTGTGGTGGGGTGAAAAGAAAGAAACAAGTGCTGATGGTGAGCCGGGGACTGTAATCGGTGTTCATGAAAAAGGACTTCAGGTCGCAACAGGAAACAAAACAAGCATTATTATTACAGACTTGCAACTCTCTGGTAAAAAGAGAATGTTAGCAAGTGATTATCTTAAAGGAGCAAGCGTTTCAAAAGGCTTGAGATTAGGTGAGTAG
- the def gene encoding peptide deformylase has protein sequence MTILKIVEHPHPVLETECEQVKTFDKKLKKLVKDMFETMYEAEGVGLAAPQIGIAEQIAVVDIGDDTGQLVLINPVIKKASGSQSGPEGCLSFPGLFGEVERPFKVTVTAQDADGKAYTIEASDFLARAIQHEIDHLHGILFTSKVIEYYETEELEG, from the coding sequence ATGACCATTCTTAAAATTGTAGAACATCCACATCCCGTTTTAGAGACTGAATGTGAACAAGTAAAAACTTTCGATAAAAAGTTAAAGAAATTAGTGAAAGATATGTTCGAGACGATGTATGAGGCAGAAGGAGTTGGACTTGCTGCACCTCAGATCGGAATTGCAGAACAGATCGCAGTAGTAGATATTGGTGATGACACGGGTCAGCTAGTTCTGATCAACCCGGTTATAAAAAAAGCTTCTGGAAGCCAAAGTGGTCCTGAAGGATGTTTGAGTTTCCCAGGATTGTTCGGTGAAGTCGAACGACCTTTCAAAGTTACAGTTACAGCTCAAGATGCAGATGGAAAAGCCTACACTATAGAAGCAAGTGATTTTCTTGCTCGTGCCATCCAACATGAAATCGATCATCTGCACGGAATTTTATTTACTTCAAAAGTAATCGAATACTACGAAACGGAAGAACTGGAGGGATAA
- the rpoZ gene encoding DNA-directed RNA polymerase subunit omega — MLYPSIDSLMEKIDSKYSLVTLSSKRAREIQKYDNQQIAKPVSHKFVGKALEEIQSGVLMKVGETPED; from the coding sequence ATGCTATATCCATCCATCGATTCTCTTATGGAAAAGATAGATTCAAAATACTCACTAGTAACTCTTAGTTCTAAGCGTGCTAGAGAGATCCAAAAATACGATAATCAACAGATCGCAAAACCTGTATCACACAAGTTTGTCGGTAAAGCACTTGAAGAAATTCAATCCGGTGTATTGATGAAAGTCGGAGAAACACCAGAAGATTAA
- the coaBC gene encoding bifunctional phosphopantothenoylcysteine decarboxylase/phosphopantothenate--cysteine ligase CoaBC, protein MMEKKKILLAVSGGIAAYKAATVASRLFQNGYEVKVILTQSAQKFITPLTFQTLTREEVYTDTFEEKDPAVVSHIDLADWADLVLIAPATANSIGKLANGIADDMLTTTLLATKADVLIAPAMNVNMFNHPAVMKNMETLASFGWRFIEPNEGLLACGWIGKGRLAEPEELIESVHAYFNEKKTEDMPLTGKKILVTAGPTREELDPVRYFTNHSSGKMGYAIASVAKKLGADVTLVTGPTSLPEPQGITIEKIISTKDMYEATMSRYHEQDVVIKCAAVADYTPVTVHSNKFKKKNDLWTIEMKKTVDILQSLGEKKEHQVLVGFAAETENLENYAKDKMIRKNLDMVVGNDVSKEGSGFGSDTNEIIMIKKDGSKKVLPILTKENAAHEILIEVMELMKR, encoded by the coding sequence ATTATGGAAAAGAAGAAAATATTGCTAGCTGTTTCAGGTGGAATAGCTGCATATAAAGCGGCAACAGTAGCAAGCAGATTATTTCAAAATGGATACGAAGTAAAAGTGATCCTGACACAATCTGCACAAAAGTTCATCACACCACTTACCTTTCAAACGCTGACTAGAGAAGAAGTATATACAGATACGTTTGAAGAAAAAGATCCTGCAGTTGTTAGTCATATTGACCTTGCAGACTGGGCAGATCTTGTTTTGATCGCTCCAGCGACAGCGAACTCTATCGGTAAACTAGCTAACGGAATCGCAGATGATATGCTCACAACAACCTTGCTTGCAACAAAAGCAGACGTTCTGATCGCACCTGCGATGAATGTGAACATGTTCAACCACCCTGCGGTTATGAAAAACATGGAAACTTTAGCTTCATTCGGATGGCGTTTCATTGAACCGAACGAAGGTCTTTTAGCATGCGGGTGGATCGGTAAAGGAAGACTCGCTGAACCTGAAGAATTGATAGAATCTGTTCATGCTTATTTTAATGAAAAAAAGACTGAAGATATGCCGTTGACTGGGAAGAAAATACTTGTAACAGCTGGTCCAACGAGAGAGGAATTGGATCCTGTTCGTTACTTTACAAACCACTCTTCAGGCAAGATGGGTTATGCGATAGCATCAGTAGCCAAAAAACTAGGTGCTGATGTGACACTTGTTACAGGACCAACCTCATTGCCTGAACCTCAAGGTATTACGATCGAAAAAATTATTTCGACAAAAGATATGTATGAAGCAACAATGTCTCGTTATCATGAACAAGATGTTGTTATTAAATGTGCAGCGGTAGCGGATTACACACCTGTAACGGTTCATTCAAATAAATTTAAAAAGAAAAACGATCTCTGGACCATCGAGATGAAAAAGACGGTTGATATCCTGCAGTCCCTTGGCGAAAAAAAAGAGCATCAAGTATTAGTAGGATTTGCGGCTGAGACGGAAAATCTTGAGAACTATGCAAAAGATAAGATGATTCGTAAAAACCTAGATATGGTTGTAGGAAATGATGTGTCGAAAGAAGGCTCTGGTTTTGGAAGTGACACAAACGAGATCATCATGATAAAGAAGGATGGATCTAAGAAGGTACTGCCGATTCTGACAAAGGAAAATGCAGCACATGAAATATTAATAGAAGTTATGGAATTGATGAAAAGATGA
- the gmk gene encoding guanylate kinase, with amino-acid sequence MEKERGILFVLSGPSGVGKGTVCKALREQKLDIQYSVSATTRKPREGERHGVEYFFKTKEEFLDMIENKQLLEWAEYVGNYYGTPIEYVNSTLDEGKDVILEIEVQGALQVKNIFPEGVFIFLTPPSLDELRSRIVGRGTETEDLINNRMSVAKEEIELMRHYDYSVVNDEIDAACNRIKAIITTEHCRVDRVRPKYEKILGDDK; translated from the coding sequence ATGGAAAAAGAAAGAGGCATTCTGTTTGTTCTTTCCGGTCCGTCAGGTGTTGGAAAAGGAACTGTATGTAAAGCGCTTCGTGAACAAAAGCTGGACATTCAATATTCCGTTTCAGCAACGACAAGAAAGCCGCGTGAAGGCGAACGGCATGGGGTAGAATACTTCTTTAAAACAAAAGAAGAGTTCCTAGATATGATTGAAAACAAACAGCTGCTCGAGTGGGCAGAATATGTTGGGAATTATTATGGAACACCGATTGAATATGTAAATAGTACGCTTGATGAAGGTAAAGACGTTATCTTAGAGATCGAGGTACAAGGTGCACTTCAAGTGAAAAATATTTTTCCAGAAGGTGTGTTCATCTTTTTAACACCGCCAAGTCTGGATGAACTTAGAAGTCGTATTGTTGGACGCGGAACTGAGACGGAAGATTTGATCAACAACCGCATGTCTGTAGCTAAGGAAGAAATCGAACTCATGAGACATTATGACTATTCAGTTGTGAATGATGAGATCGATGCTGCTTGCAATCGAATCAAAGCGATTATTACCACTGAGCATTGCCGTGTGGACCGAGTTCGTCCAAAATACGAAAAAATTTTAGGAGATGACAAATAA
- the rsmB gene encoding 16S rRNA (cytosine(967)-C(5))-methyltransferase RsmB: MDNNIRAIALDVLLKIEQNQAYSNLQLNQTLQNTHLKSVDKALLTNIVYGTIQRKNTIDFYLDQLLNKPIKKKDRWVLSLLRLSIFQMLYLDRVPDHAIIHEAVEITKERGNQGLAGLVNGILRKLQREGTKAMDRKALEGAEKEALSYSMPQWLFDRWSEQFGQEDAEKMAQSNLLASPVTARVNTKKSNRHEVLELLLEEGIVAEEGELSPEGIIVKEGYLPGTEVYKQGLVTIQDESSMLVARAVDPVSGETILDTCAAPGGKSTHMAELMQGEGKVVSLDLHAHKIDLIKRQAERLGLENIEASVLDARKVSEEFPSGTFDRVLVDAPCSGFGVIRKKPDLKWSKTKEDVTRLTSIQRDILHAASDMVKEDGSLVYSTCTVDKEENDNVADWFLTNHPDFEWDSQFAEKMPKKIKSYIIEGRSDLQIMPHYFNSDGFYIAAFRKKTTGGEKHA; the protein is encoded by the coding sequence TTGGACAACAACATTCGGGCAATCGCCCTGGACGTTTTACTTAAAATAGAACAGAACCAGGCATATAGCAATTTACAATTGAATCAAACGTTACAGAACACGCATTTAAAGAGTGTAGATAAAGCACTTTTGACAAACATCGTGTATGGAACGATACAACGAAAAAACACGATTGATTTTTATTTAGATCAATTGTTGAACAAACCGATCAAGAAAAAAGATCGCTGGGTTCTTTCGTTACTAAGGCTATCTATTTTTCAAATGTTATATTTAGATAGAGTTCCTGATCATGCAATTATCCATGAAGCTGTAGAAATAACGAAAGAACGCGGAAATCAAGGGTTAGCGGGGCTAGTCAATGGTATTTTGCGTAAACTTCAGCGAGAAGGTACTAAAGCCATGGATAGGAAAGCTTTAGAAGGAGCAGAAAAAGAAGCTCTTTCATACAGCATGCCTCAATGGTTGTTTGACCGTTGGAGTGAGCAGTTCGGACAAGAGGATGCCGAAAAGATGGCACAGTCTAACTTATTAGCTTCTCCTGTAACCGCAAGAGTGAACACGAAGAAAAGCAATAGACATGAAGTTTTGGAGCTTCTTTTAGAAGAAGGAATTGTAGCCGAAGAAGGAGAATTGTCTCCTGAAGGTATCATCGTTAAGGAAGGTTATCTTCCAGGAACTGAAGTTTATAAACAAGGACTCGTAACGATCCAAGACGAAAGCTCCATGTTAGTAGCACGGGCTGTTGATCCTGTTTCTGGAGAGACAATTCTAGATACATGTGCTGCACCGGGTGGTAAGTCAACGCATATGGCAGAACTGATGCAAGGCGAAGGAAAGGTAGTTTCCCTAGACCTTCATGCTCATAAGATTGACTTGATTAAAAGACAAGCAGAACGTCTTGGACTTGAAAATATTGAAGCTTCCGTCTTAGATGCACGAAAAGTATCGGAAGAGTTTCCTTCTGGAACTTTTGATAGAGTTCTCGTTGATGCGCCGTGCAGTGGTTTCGGAGTAATTCGTAAGAAGCCTGATCTGAAATGGTCAAAAACAAAAGAAGATGTGACGAGATTAACCAGCATACAAAGAGATATTCTGCACGCAGCTTCGGATATGGTCAAAGAAGACGGATCACTCGTTTACAGTACGTGTACAGTAGATAAAGAAGAAAACGATAACGTTGCCGACTGGTTCTTAACAAACCATCCGGATTTCGAGTGGGATTCCCAATTTGCCGAAAAAATGCCTAAGAAGATAAAATCCTATATAATAGAAGGTAGATCGGACCTTCAGATCATGCCGCATTATTTTAATAGTGACGGATTCTATATAGCAGCATTCAGAAAAAAGACAACAGGTGGTGAGAAACATGCTTAA